From Rhodanobacteraceae bacterium, the proteins below share one genomic window:
- a CDS encoding Site-specific tyrosine recombinase XerD: protein MASSTTDIDPRDRAAIDAFLEGVWSRDGLADLTLADYRGDLERCATWLAQHAHGLLKATREDLFNFLRARNKAGIGARTNARELTALRRFYAEQVRHDPTFEDPTLLLDAPKLPRTLPKALAEREVEGLLNAPAIDTPIGLRDRAMLELMYACGLRVSELVTLPLAGLNLRQGVLRVTGKGGKERLVPIGETCMDWLTRYLREARPALAKGRETPALFLSNRAAGMTRQMAWTLVKKHALAAGIAAKRISPHVLRHSFATHLLNHGADLRALQMLLGHSNLSTTQIYTLVAREGLKRLHAQHHPRA from the coding sequence ATGGCTTCATCCACGACCGACATCGACCCGCGCGACCGCGCCGCGATCGACGCATTCCTCGAAGGCGTGTGGTCGCGCGATGGCCTCGCGGATCTGACGCTGGCCGATTATCGCGGCGATCTGGAACGCTGCGCCACCTGGCTGGCGCAACACGCGCACGGTTTGCTGAAGGCCACGCGCGAGGATTTGTTCAACTTTCTGCGCGCACGCAACAAGGCCGGCATCGGCGCGCGCACCAATGCGCGCGAACTGACTGCGCTGCGCAGGTTTTACGCGGAACAGGTGCGCCACGATCCCACGTTCGAAGATCCCACGCTGCTGCTGGACGCACCGAAGTTGCCGCGCACGTTGCCGAAGGCGCTGGCCGAACGCGAAGTTGAAGGCTTGTTGAACGCGCCCGCGATCGACACGCCCATCGGCCTGCGCGACCGCGCGATGCTCGAATTGATGTACGCCTGCGGCCTGCGTGTCAGCGAGCTGGTGACGTTGCCGCTGGCGGGATTGAACCTGCGCCAGGGCGTGCTGCGCGTCACCGGCAAGGGCGGCAAGGAACGGCTGGTGCCGATCGGCGAAACCTGCATGGATTGGCTGACGCGTTACCTGCGCGAAGCGCGCCCCGCGCTGGCGAAGGGCCGCGAAACTCCCGCGTTGTTCCTGTCCAATCGCGCGGCCGGCATGACGCGGCAGATGGCGTGGACGCTGGTGAAGAAGCACGCGCTCGCGGCCGGCATCGCGGCGAAACGCATTTCACCGCACGTGCTGCGGCATTCGTTCGCGACGCATCTGTTGAATCACGGCGCCGACCTGCGCGCGCTGCAGATGCTGCTGGGCCACAGCAACCTTTCGACCACGCAAATCTACACGCTGGTCGCGCGAGAGGGTTTGAAGCGGCTGCACGCGCAACATCATCCTCGGGCTTAG
- a CDS encoding Shikimate kinase I, translating to MNPSPNLFLIGPMGAGKSSIGRRLAERFGLPCVDLDAAIEQRTGASVATIFEIEGEAGFRRRESELLAEFTARTGIVLATGGGAVLPIENRALLRQRGFVVWLQVSVEQQLQRLARDRQRPLLNAPDRRERLEELARERDPVYAELADCSIGSGGESCDHAAAHIAALLEQRWQRTPAMKENA from the coding sequence ATGAATCCCTCGCCCAACCTGTTCCTGATCGGCCCGATGGGCGCCGGCAAGTCCAGCATCGGGCGGCGCCTTGCGGAACGTTTCGGCCTGCCGTGCGTCGATCTGGATGCCGCGATCGAGCAACGCACCGGCGCAAGCGTGGCGACGATTTTCGAGATCGAGGGCGAAGCCGGTTTTCGCCGCCGCGAATCCGAACTGCTGGCGGAATTCACGGCCCGCACCGGCATCGTGCTCGCCACCGGCGGCGGCGCGGTGCTGCCGATTGAAAACCGCGCGCTGCTGCGCCAGCGCGGCTTCGTGGTGTGGCTGCAGGTTTCGGTGGAACAGCAACTGCAGCGGCTGGCGCGCGATCGCCAGCGGCCGTTGCTCAACGCGCCGGACCGCCGCGAACGGTTGGAAGAACTGGCACGCGAACGCGATCCGGTTTATGCGGAACTCGCCGATTGCAGCATCGGCAGCGGCGGCGAATCCTGCGACCATGCAGCGGCGCACATCGCAGCCTTGCTCGAACAGCGCTGGCAGCGCACGCCGGCGATGAAGGAGAACGCATGA
- a CDS encoding Uroporphyrinogen III decarboxylase: MAETSDRSNRFLRALRRQSVDATPVWIMRQAGRYLPEYRATRERAGSFVNLMRTPELACEVTLQPIERFELDAAILFSDILTIPDAMGLGLHFVEGEGPKFHRPLRTAAEIAKLGVPDPEQSLSYVMDAVRLIRRELRGRLPLIGFAGSPWTLACYMIEGEGSRDFARVKAFALNEPAAMHALLDVNARAVAAYLAAQAAAGAQALMVFDSWGGMLAPAMFEEFSARYLARIALLLRDDPLARDIPLILFSKGANASLETLADTGCAALGVDWTITLDEARRRVGDRVALQGNLDPATLLASPEVIRREVRRVLDDFGPHPGHVFNLGHGITPDVDPGHVAALVDAAHAHNIDKIM, from the coding sequence ATGGCTGAAACATCCGACCGCAGCAACCGTTTCCTGCGCGCGCTGCGCCGCCAATCCGTCGATGCGACGCCCGTCTGGATCATGCGCCAGGCCGGCCGTTACCTGCCGGAATACCGCGCGACGCGCGAACGCGCCGGCAGTTTTGTGAATCTGATGCGCACGCCGGAGCTGGCCTGCGAAGTGACGCTGCAACCGATCGAACGCTTCGAACTGGATGCCGCGATCCTGTTCTCCGACATCCTCACGATTCCCGACGCGATGGGGCTGGGCCTGCACTTCGTCGAAGGCGAAGGCCCGAAATTCCATCGGCCGTTGCGCACCGCCGCCGAGATCGCGAAACTCGGCGTGCCCGATCCGGAACAGTCGTTGAGCTACGTCATGGATGCGGTACGCCTGATCCGTCGCGAGCTGCGCGGACGCCTGCCGTTGATCGGTTTTGCCGGCAGCCCGTGGACGCTCGCGTGCTACATGATCGAAGGCGAAGGCTCGCGTGATTTCGCACGCGTCAAGGCATTCGCATTGAATGAGCCGGCCGCGATGCACGCGCTGCTGGACGTCAACGCACGCGCGGTGGCCGCCTATCTCGCCGCGCAAGCAGCCGCCGGCGCACAGGCGTTGATGGTGTTCGACAGTTGGGGCGGCATGCTGGCGCCGGCCATGTTCGAAGAATTCTCGGCGCGTTACCTCGCGCGAATTGCATTGCTGTTGCGCGACGATCCGCTCGCACGTGACATTCCGCTGATCCTGTTTTCCAAAGGGGCCAATGCCAGTCTGGAAACATTGGCCGATACCGGCTGCGCGGCACTCGGCGTCGACTGGACGATCACGCTGGACGAAGCGCGCCGCCGCGTCGGCGACCGTGTCGCACTACAAGGCAACCTCGACCCCGCGACCTTGCTCGCCTCACCCGAAGTGATCCGCCGCGAAGTCCGCCGCGTGCTCGACGACTTCGGCCCGCATCCAGGCCACGTGTTCAATCTCGGCCACGGCATCACGCCGGATGTCGATCCCGGGCATGTCGCGGCGCTGGTGGATGCGGCGCATGCCCACAATATTGATAAAATCATGTAG
- a CDS encoding 3-dehydroquinate synthase produces MTTTIDVGLDARHYPIRIGTGLLDHARGWRDALRGGHALIVSDANVAPLYAQRLRDALAQAPGAPVRCETLVLPAGEAHKNLDAVSNVLDALAELGATRDACVLALGGGVVGDIAGFAAACWMRGIDFVQFPTTLLAMVDSSVGGKTGVDHVAGKNLLGAFHQPRAVIADLGTLATLPDRELRAGLAEVVKTACIGDADFFEWLEAHADALLAADAETLTHAIARCCRFKAGVVERDEREAGERALLNFGHTFGHAIETATSYDTLLHGEAVAIGMVLAARLSAQLGMADDADTERLQALLERLGLPTSVPPDLTPEALLSRMRMDKKNRAGALRLILWRGIGRAEIVEDIDGDVVRAALA; encoded by the coding sequence ATGACGACCACGATCGATGTCGGACTCGATGCGCGCCACTACCCGATCCGCATCGGAACCGGCCTGCTCGATCACGCGCGTGGCTGGCGCGATGCGCTTCGCGGCGGCCACGCGCTGATCGTCAGCGACGCCAACGTCGCGCCGCTGTACGCGCAACGCTTGCGCGATGCGCTGGCGCAAGCACCCGGCGCACCCGTTCGTTGCGAAACACTCGTCCTGCCCGCCGGCGAAGCGCACAAGAACCTCGACGCCGTTTCGAACGTGCTGGACGCGCTGGCGGAGCTCGGCGCCACCCGCGACGCCTGCGTGCTGGCGCTGGGTGGCGGCGTGGTCGGCGACATCGCAGGTTTCGCGGCGGCGTGCTGGATGCGCGGCATCGATTTCGTGCAATTCCCGACCACGCTGCTGGCGATGGTCGATTCCTCGGTCGGCGGCAAGACCGGCGTCGATCACGTGGCCGGCAAGAACCTCCTCGGTGCGTTCCACCAGCCGCGCGCGGTGATCGCCGACCTCGGCACGCTCGCCACATTGCCCGATCGCGAGCTGCGCGCCGGACTCGCGGAAGTGGTCAAGACTGCTTGCATCGGCGATGCGGATTTCTTCGAATGGCTGGAGGCGCACGCCGATGCATTGCTGGCGGCCGACGCCGAAACCCTGACCCACGCCATCGCGCGCTGCTGCCGCTTCAAGGCCGGCGTGGTCGAGCGCGACGAACGCGAGGCGGGCGAACGCGCGCTGCTCAACTTCGGCCACACCTTCGGCCACGCGATCGAAACCGCAACCAGCTACGACACGCTGCTGCATGGCGAAGCGGTGGCGATCGGCATGGTTCTCGCCGCGCGCCTGTCCGCGCAACTCGGCATGGCCGATGACGCGGACACCGAACGTTTGCAGGCCTTGTTGGAACGCCTCGGCCTGCCCACGTCCGTGCCGCCGGACCTGACGCCGGAGGCATTGCTGTCGCGCATGCGGATGGACAAGAAAAACCGTGCGGGCGCGCTGCGCCTGATCCTGTGGCGAGGGATCGGGCGGGCGGAAATCGTGGAAGACATCGACGGTGACGTTGTACGCGCAGCGCTGGCCTAG
- a CDS encoding Lipopolysaccharide export system permease protein LptF — translation MPRLSILDRYILREYLFGALAAVVVLLVIFTGSTFADIANKVATGRLPGGVMFTVLGLNLVNTLQALLPMGMFLGVLLALGRMYRDSEMHVLSASGFGPKGLLVPTAIFAVGAGIVAGLVALWLGPLAARASSAEVEQANRSVIAAGLEAGRFTSLTGRGGILFANTVSPDGTRLGKLFVESERVDKNGVTDISVIVADHGNLFHEGVEDNRFIALHDGHRYDIRLNQDNWRLMQFEQNDIALSQPSDESDDNDPESLRSTASLIGDRDPAARAELQWRIAIPFGPLVLAMLALPMSRQGPRSSPVGRILIAVLAYLIIVNLMTLGRSFIASGKLAAPVGMWWILIPVFIGAAWAFARQYAIRKPRNAEAAS, via the coding sequence ATGCCACGTCTCTCCATCCTCGACCGCTACATCCTGCGCGAATACCTGTTCGGTGCGCTGGCGGCCGTCGTGGTGCTGCTGGTGATCTTCACGGGCAGCACCTTCGCGGACATCGCCAACAAGGTCGCGACCGGCCGCCTGCCGGGCGGCGTGATGTTCACGGTGCTGGGCCTGAACCTGGTCAACACGCTGCAGGCGCTGCTGCCGATGGGCATGTTCCTCGGCGTGCTGCTGGCGTTGGGACGCATGTATCGCGACAGCGAAATGCACGTGTTGTCGGCATCGGGTTTCGGGCCGAAAGGGCTGCTGGTGCCGACCGCGATCTTCGCCGTCGGCGCCGGCATCGTCGCGGGGCTGGTCGCGTTGTGGCTGGGACCGCTGGCGGCGCGCGCGTCGAGCGCCGAAGTCGAGCAGGCCAACCGCTCGGTGATCGCGGCGGGCCTGGAAGCCGGACGTTTCACCAGCCTCACCGGGCGCGGCGGCATCCTGTTCGCCAACACCGTCAGTCCCGACGGCACCAGGCTCGGCAAGCTGTTCGTCGAAAGCGAACGCGTGGACAAGAACGGCGTCACCGACATCAGCGTGATCGTGGCCGACCACGGCAACCTGTTCCACGAAGGCGTCGAGGACAACCGCTTCATCGCGTTGCACGACGGCCACCGCTACGACATCAGGCTGAACCAGGACAACTGGCGCCTGATGCAATTCGAGCAGAACGACATCGCGCTGTCGCAACCCAGCGATGAAAGCGACGACAACGATCCCGAATCGCTGCGCAGCACGGCCTCGCTGATCGGCGACCGCGATCCCGCGGCGCGCGCGGAACTGCAATGGCGCATCGCGATTCCGTTCGGTCCGCTGGTGCTGGCAATGCTGGCGCTGCCGATGTCGCGCCAGGGGCCGCGCAGCTCGCCGGTCGGGCGCATCCTGATCGCGGTGCTGGCTTACCTGATCATCGTGAACCTGATGACGCTGGGACGGTCGTTCATCGCCAGCGGCAAGCTGGCGGCGCCGGTCGGCATGTGGTGGATCCTGATCCCGGTGTTCATCGGCGCAGCGTGGGCGTTCGCGCGTCAGTACGCGATCCGCAAGCCGCGCAACGCGGAGGCTGCCTCGTGA
- a CDS encoding Lipopolysaccharide export system permease protein LptG — protein MSAGVWQRVRIKRVDWLIAITVLGGLLLTWLVLTGLDAFIQFAGQIGNIGHNGYTLGNAVVYIMLTIPRRAYQWFVFSAVIGSLVGIGALATTGELTALRAAGMSKLRICLSVTGLVFVLMVGVFILGETAGPAGDARAQQVQLQRTAGQLHMRQNGGLWARDGDDIINAKAALAHLVNGRPEVELADVRVFGFNDAGELTSFRNAKLATQEGKAWTLHDVRDTQVSVEGAVSTTHAQQPWKTSLDPDVLEASVAHPEYLSLRDLSRNIDYLRANRQNPSSYLNAYWTRVFYPLNTLLLVLCALPFGFGALRSGGLGKRLFLGVIVAIAWYFIQRAIISTGTVFGAPPFVVNLIPALLLLGISVWYYRRV, from the coding sequence GTGAGCGCCGGCGTCTGGCAGCGCGTGCGCATCAAGCGCGTGGACTGGCTGATCGCGATCACCGTGCTGGGCGGCTTGCTGCTCACCTGGCTGGTGCTGACCGGACTCGACGCCTTCATCCAGTTCGCGGGGCAGATCGGCAACATCGGCCACAACGGCTACACGCTCGGCAACGCGGTCGTCTACATCATGCTGACGATCCCGCGCCGCGCCTATCAGTGGTTCGTGTTCTCGGCCGTGATCGGCAGCCTCGTCGGCATCGGCGCGCTGGCCACCACCGGCGAACTCACCGCGCTGCGCGCGGCCGGCATGTCCAAGCTCCGGATCTGCCTGTCCGTCACCGGATTGGTGTTCGTGCTGATGGTCGGCGTGTTCATCCTCGGCGAAACCGCGGGACCGGCGGGCGACGCGCGTGCGCAGCAAGTCCAGTTGCAACGCACCGCGGGCCAACTGCACATGCGCCAGAACGGCGGCCTGTGGGCGCGCGACGGCGACGACATCATCAATGCCAAGGCGGCGCTGGCGCACCTGGTCAACGGCCGGCCCGAAGTGGAACTGGCGGACGTGCGCGTGTTCGGTTTCAACGACGCCGGCGAACTCACGTCGTTCCGCAATGCCAAGCTGGCGACGCAGGAAGGCAAGGCGTGGACGCTGCACGACGTGCGCGACACCCAGGTGTCGGTGGAAGGCGCGGTCAGCACCACGCATGCGCAGCAGCCGTGGAAGACCTCGCTCGATCCCGACGTGCTGGAAGCCTCGGTCGCGCACCCGGAATACCTGTCGCTGCGCGACCTCTCGCGCAACATCGATTACCTGCGCGCCAACCGCCAGAACCCGAGTTCGTATTTGAACGCTTACTGGACGCGCGTGTTCTACCCGCTCAACACGCTGCTGCTGGTGCTGTGCGCGCTGCCGTTCGGTTTCGGCGCGCTGCGTTCCGGCGGACTCGGCAAGCGGCTGTTCCTGGGCGTAATCGTGGCGATCGCGTGGTATTTCATCCAGCGCGCGATCATCAGCACCGGCACCGTGTTCGGCGCGCCGCCGTTCGTGGTGAACCTGATTCCCGCGCTGCTGCTGCTGGGGATTTCGGTTTGGTATTACCGGCGGGTATAG
- a CDS encoding Branched-chain amino acid aminotransferase yields the protein MAEQKYPEWVWHNGKIVPWAEATVHVMSHSLQYGSAVFEGIRCYKTPKGGAIFRLAAHMKRLYNSARIYDMALPFSVEETTAACHEILKKNGFEQAYLRPCAFRGLGGFGISADTPVSVTIAGWPMGPYLGPEALKQGITACVSSWQRFAPNTIPAGAKAAGNYLSGQLIAREARQRGFGEGIALASTGLLSEGAGENVFLVFDGALHTAPVSAALLNGITRDSIITLARDNGITVVERDLPREYLYLADEIFMCGTAAEVTPIRAVDGKQVGNGEGGPLTRRIQDLFFGLFDGRTEDKWGWLEPL from the coding sequence ATGGCCGAACAGAAGTATCCCGAGTGGGTCTGGCACAACGGCAAGATCGTGCCGTGGGCGGAAGCCACGGTGCACGTGATGTCGCACAGCCTGCAGTACGGCTCGGCGGTGTTCGAAGGCATTCGCTGCTACAAAACCCCGAAAGGCGGCGCGATCTTCCGGCTGGCTGCGCACATGAAGCGCCTGTACAACTCGGCGCGCATCTACGACATGGCGCTGCCGTTTTCCGTCGAGGAAACCACTGCCGCCTGCCACGAAATCCTGAAGAAGAATGGTTTCGAACAGGCCTACCTGCGTCCGTGCGCATTCCGCGGCCTCGGCGGTTTCGGCATCTCCGCCGATACGCCGGTCAGCGTGACCATCGCCGGCTGGCCGATGGGTCCGTACCTCGGGCCGGAAGCGTTGAAGCAAGGCATCACCGCCTGCGTGTCGAGCTGGCAGCGCTTCGCGCCCAACACGATTCCCGCGGGTGCGAAGGCCGCGGGCAATTATCTTTCCGGCCAGTTGATCGCGCGCGAGGCGCGCCAGCGCGGATTTGGCGAAGGCATCGCGCTGGCGTCCACAGGACTTTTGAGCGAGGGCGCGGGCGAAAACGTGTTCCTCGTTTTCGACGGCGCGCTGCACACCGCGCCCGTCAGCGCCGCACTTCTGAACGGCATCACCCGCGATTCGATCATTACGCTGGCGCGCGACAACGGCATCACCGTGGTCGAGCGCGACCTGCCGCGCGAATACCTCTATCTCGCCGACGAAATCTTCATGTGCGGCACCGCCGCCGAAGTGACGCCGATCCGCGCGGTGGACGGCAAGCAGGTGGGCAACGGCGAAGGCGGTCCGCTGACGCGCCGCATCCAGGATCTGTTCTTCGGGCTGTTCGACGGGCGCACGGAAGACAAGTGGGGTTGGCTGGAACCGCTGTGA